Proteins from one Listeria weihenstephanensis genomic window:
- a CDS encoding DUF817 domain-containing protein gives MRFLSLLWQFTWKQMLCCIFPAIIFLSLAFSKYINIPFIPRYDLLLIICIIAQLLLIKFGLETWDELKVIMLFHVIGLVLEIYKIQMGSWAYPEDAYTKILGVPLYSGFMYSSVASYICQAWKRFDLTVKNWPKSIYVVTLCTVIYLNFFTHHYIWDFRYILILAVLILFLRTVVFFTVGDKRLHMPLSLSFLLIAFFIWVAENIASFFGAWYYPNQEVTWQLVGFGKITSWYLLIIISIMIIAELKFLKKGTQENNEKPPIRD, from the coding sequence ATGCGTTTTCTAAGCTTACTCTGGCAATTTACGTGGAAACAAATGCTCTGTTGCATTTTCCCAGCCATCATTTTTCTATCGCTCGCCTTCTCCAAATATATCAACATCCCTTTTATCCCAAGATACGATTTACTTCTCATCATCTGCATCATCGCGCAATTACTTCTCATTAAATTCGGCCTCGAAACATGGGACGAGCTCAAAGTCATCATGCTTTTTCACGTTATTGGACTTGTTCTTGAAATCTATAAAATTCAGATGGGATCTTGGGCCTATCCAGAAGATGCCTATACGAAAATTCTCGGCGTCCCACTTTACAGCGGCTTCATGTACTCAAGCGTCGCCAGCTACATTTGCCAAGCTTGGAAACGCTTCGATCTTACCGTCAAAAACTGGCCCAAAAGCATCTACGTCGTTACATTATGTACCGTGATTTATCTCAATTTCTTCACCCACCACTATATCTGGGATTTCCGCTACATACTCATCCTTGCCGTCCTCATCTTGTTCTTGCGTACCGTCGTCTTCTTCACGGTTGGCGACAAACGACTGCACATGCCACTATCCTTGTCCTTCCTGCTTATCGCGTTCTTCATCTGGGTCGCAGAAAACATCGCCAGCTTCTTCGGCGCTTGGTACTATCCCAATCAAGAAGTCACCTGGCAACTCGTCGGCTTCGGCAAAATCACGAGCTGGTACCTACTTATCATCATCAGTATCATGATTATCGCTGAGTTGAAATTCTTAAAAAAAGGGACCCAAGAAAACAACGAAAAGCCACCGATTCGAGACTAA
- a CDS encoding ketopantoate reductase family protein, producing MKILIFGRGAIGAQYAWAFEKAGHTVEFYVREGRKAEYGSHVDLEMWDTRREKKDRLVKEKWPIVMHEEMKEDHDYDLIFLSVNPEQVSNAAKYIAPRVGQATVLFFSNFWQDPKEALSPIPPSQIVYGFPSAGGGFEGNSLYGGLYKTAELGTFNTAPTKRDLEVRELFSSAGFKVKSNKDFQSWLWNHFAFNVAMEVEVLKSGSFKNAVSSSESLAGIGSNMKELAKVLEAKGAKLGALTKVLRILPPKVVGFFLSKMVFSPNGMSYALVEHNHYKVGPSVLEVIADARKYGIDTPRLYDVERLITL from the coding sequence ATGAAAATACTTATTTTTGGTCGTGGCGCTATAGGAGCACAGTATGCGTGGGCATTTGAAAAAGCAGGGCATACCGTTGAATTTTATGTTCGAGAAGGTAGGAAAGCGGAATATGGTTCGCATGTAGACTTAGAAATGTGGGATACGAGAAGGGAGAAGAAAGATAGGCTCGTTAAAGAAAAATGGCCGATTGTAATGCATGAAGAAATGAAGGAAGATCACGATTATGATCTTATTTTTTTGAGTGTGAATCCAGAGCAAGTGTCGAATGCTGCGAAGTATATTGCACCGCGAGTTGGACAGGCCACGGTTCTTTTTTTTAGTAACTTTTGGCAAGATCCAAAGGAAGCGCTGAGTCCGATTCCACCAAGTCAGATTGTGTATGGCTTTCCTAGTGCTGGTGGTGGATTTGAAGGGAATTCGCTTTATGGCGGGCTTTACAAAACAGCCGAGTTAGGGACATTTAACACAGCGCCTACGAAGCGAGACTTGGAGGTTCGTGAGTTGTTTTCTAGTGCTGGTTTCAAAGTCAAAAGTAATAAGGATTTTCAAAGTTGGCTCTGGAATCATTTCGCTTTCAATGTGGCGATGGAAGTGGAGGTTTTGAAAAGCGGGAGTTTCAAAAACGCGGTGTCTTCGTCGGAATCGCTGGCTGGAATAGGCAGTAACATGAAGGAGCTTGCTAAAGTTTTGGAGGCTAAGGGGGCGAAATTGGGTGCTTTAACGAAAGTTTTAAGGATTTTACCGCCAAAAGTTGTTGGCTTTTTTCTGAGTAAAATGGTGTTTTCGCCCAACGGTATGAGCTACGCGCTTGTGGAACATAATCATTATAAGGTTGGTCCTTCTGTGCTGGAGGTTATCGCTGACGCCAGAAAATACGGGATAGATACACCTCGGCTTTATGATGTGGAAAGGCTTATTACTTTATAA